Proteins from a genomic interval of Musa acuminata AAA Group cultivar baxijiao chromosome BXJ1-9, Cavendish_Baxijiao_AAA, whole genome shotgun sequence:
- the LOC135592612 gene encoding uncharacterized protein LOC135592612, with amino-acid sequence MTCENYDPCFPDQPVVDRYLAIWAIQPSFRDKPAFIWTQDAPSGLTWTSITYSELDNAAEAMASQLLCTLNRGDSLLLLCSPGLRLVKLLFSCQRAGIVAVPVIPPDPSAFSPACRGPAHHHLLRVVSQVKPNAVVADRHYIAAVTGSVSSSDDRLGHLLQKLRWLSVEHLDDECPRAAASSLSPSPYLGCGPGDTYLVQYTSGTTGIPKPVLVTAGAAAHNVRAARKAYDLQPSSVVVSWLPQYHDCGLMFLLLTVVAGATCVLASPSAFLHRPRLWLELVTEFHATCTPVPAFALPLVVQRGGINHGKLPLKLGSLRNLILINEPVYKSYVDEFVKEFAAAGIDPSSVAPSYGLAENCTFVSTAWPSDEGCRSRYPNMPSYNRLLPSARLGSLSSSASEGADIDIVVVDEETCEPVDDGVEGEIWVSSASNASGYLGHPSLTREVFHGRLRGETGRCFVRTGDQGVIGGEERYLYVTGRDSDVIRTHDERNQCVHAHYIESAAYSSSSKQLRGGCVVAFDAEQLVVMAELQKKKEEERGVDVYREICEKIREGVRKEEGGRVGWVALVERGSIPKTTSGKPRRWLARQKLLEGSLRPVYEARFVAGRHEASARDGGEGGVRQGNVASLMPYRRRIRRLFLLSFL; translated from the coding sequence ATGACCTGCGAGAACTACGATCCTTGCTTCCCTGACCAGCCCGTGGTGGATCGTTACCTTGCGATATGGGCCATCCAACCTAGTTTTCGGGACAAGCCCGCCTTCATATGGACCCAGGATGCTCCCAGTGGCTTGACATGGACCTCCATCACCTACTCCGAGCTCGACAATGCAGCCGAAGCCATGGCTTCGCAGCTCCTCTGCACCCTTAACAGAGGAGACTCCCTTCTCTTACTCTGCTCTCCCGGCCTCCGACTCGTCAAACTCCTCTTCTCCTGCCAACGAGCGGGCATCGTCGCCGTTCCCGTAATCCCGCCCGACCCTTCGGCCTTCTCCCCAGCTTGCCGCGGCCCGGCCCACCACCACCTTCTCCGCGTCGTCTCTCAGGTCAAACCCAATGCTGTCGTCGCCGATCGACACTATATCGCTGCGGTGACTGGTTCTGTATCGTCCAGTGATGATCGACTGGGCCACCTGCTGCAGAAGCTACGGTGGCTTTCCGTGGAACACTTGGACGATGAGTGCCCTCGTGCCGCTGCTTCAAGCTTAAGCCCCTCTCCGTACTTGGGTTGTGGACCGGGTGACACCTACCTCGTCCAGTACACCTCCGGCACGACTGGGATACCCAAGCCGGTGCTCGTCACGGCCGGCGCAGCAGCGCACAACGTGCGGGCGGCGAGGAAGGCCTACGATCTCCAGCCCAGCAGCGTCGTCGTGTCCTGGCTGCCCCAGTACCATGATTGCGGCCTCATGTTCCTTCTGCTTACCGTCGTCGCTGGGGCCACTTGCGTGCTTGCCTCCCCGAGTGCCTTCTTGCACCGCCCTCGCCTTTGGCTCGAGCTCGTCACGGAGTTCCACGCGACTTGCACCCCCGTGCCCGCCTTTGCGCTGCCTCTGGTGGTGCAGAGAGGCGGGATCAACCACGGGAAGCTGCCTCTCAAGCTGGGAAGCTTGAGGAACCTGATTCTGATCAACGAGCCCGTATACAAGTCTTATGTGGATGAGTTCGTCAAAGAATTCGCAGCTGCTGGAATCGATCCTTCGTCCGTCGCTCCTTCTTACGGACTGGCGGAGAACTGCACGTTCGTCTCCACTGCATGGCCAAGCGATGAAGGATGCCGCAGTCGTTACCCCAACATGCCATCCTACAACAGGTTACTGCCCTCTGCCAGGCTGGGTTCCCTGTCCTCGTCTGCCAGCGAAGGAGCAGATATCGATATCGTCGTCGTCGATGAAGAGACCTGCGAACCTGTAGATGACggtgtggaaggagagatatggGTGTCTTCTGCAAGCAACGCATCCGGCTACCTCGGCCACCCATCCCTGACCAGGGAAGTGTTCCATGGCAGGCTACGCGGTGAAACCGGCAGGTGCTTCGTCAGGACCGGCGATCAAGGAGTCATCGGAGGAGAGGAGAGGTATCTCTATGTCACCGGCCGGGATTCTGACGTGATCAGGACGCACGACGAAAGAAACCAGTGCGTGCACGCGCACTACATCGAGAGTGCAGCATATAGCAGCAGCTCAAAGCAACTCAGGGGCGGTTGTGTTGTCGCATTCGATGCGGAACAACTGGTGGTGATGGCAGAACtacagaagaagaaagaggaggaaaggGGAGTTGACGTCTACAGGGAGATATGCGAGAAGATAAGAGAGGGTGTGAGGAAAGAAGAGGGAGGCCGAGTTGGGTGGGTGGCGCTTGTGGAGAGAGGGAGCATACCGAAGACAACGTCCGGGAAGCCCAGGAGATGGCTGGCGAGGCAGAAGCTGTTGGAAGGCAGCCTCCGCCCGGTGTACGAGGCCAGGTTTGTGGCGGGGCGCCACGAAGCATCTGCAAGAGATGGAGGGGAGGGGGGAGTCAGACAAGGAAACGTAGCTTCGTTGATGCCATACCGACGTCGAATCCGCAGGTTATTTCTGCTTTCCTTCCTTTGA